The following proteins are co-located in the Imtechella halotolerans genome:
- a CDS encoding transketolase family protein, with product MQKYIDTGKKDTRSGFGAGLTELGRTNPNVVALCADLIGSLKMDDFIKENPERFVQVGIAEANMMGIAAGLTIGGKIPFTGTFANFSTGRVYDQIRQSIAYSHKNVKICASHAGVTLGEDGATHQILEDIGLMKMLPGMVVINPCDYNQTKAATLAIADYHGPVYLRFGRPAVANFTPEDQTFEIGKAVMLSEGTDVTIVATGHLVWEALLAAEELEKDGVSAEVINIHTIKPLDEEAILKSVAKTGCIVTCEEHNYLGGLGESVARVLVNNSPVPQEFVATMDTFGESGTPAQLMAKYGLDSEAIQKAVRKVLTRK from the coding sequence ATGCAAAAATATATAGACACCGGAAAGAAAGATACTCGTAGTGGATTTGGAGCCGGACTAACCGAACTTGGGAGAACAAACCCCAACGTAGTTGCACTTTGTGCAGATCTTATCGGCTCATTAAAAATGGATGACTTTATTAAAGAAAATCCTGAGCGATTTGTACAAGTTGGAATTGCTGAAGCCAATATGATGGGAATTGCAGCTGGTCTAACTATAGGAGGAAAAATCCCTTTCACCGGTACTTTCGCTAATTTTTCTACGGGTCGTGTTTACGATCAAATTCGTCAATCAATAGCATACTCCCATAAAAATGTAAAGATTTGTGCATCACATGCAGGTGTAACTCTTGGTGAGGACGGAGCAACTCATCAAATTTTGGAAGATATTGGCCTTATGAAAATGCTACCTGGCATGGTAGTTATAAATCCGTGTGATTACAACCAAACTAAAGCTGCTACATTAGCAATTGCAGACTACCACGGACCTGTATATTTACGTTTTGGTCGACCTGCAGTAGCTAATTTTACTCCAGAAGATCAAACATTCGAAATTGGAAAGGCTGTTATGCTTTCTGAAGGCACTGATGTAACAATCGTAGCAACCGGCCACTTGGTATGGGAAGCACTTTTAGCTGCCGAAGAATTGGAAAAAGATGGAGTTTCTGCTGAAGTTATAAACATTCACACTATTAAACCTTTAGACGAAGAGGCCATCCTTAAATCCGTTGCTAAAACAGGTTGTATTGTAACATGTGAAGAGCACAACTATCTTGGCGGACTTGGTGAAAGTGTTGCGCGCGTACTTGTTAACAACTCTCCAGTTCCACAAGAATTTGTAGCCACAATGGATACTTTCGGCGAAAGTGGAACTCCAGCCCAATTAATGGCTAAGTACGGTTTAGATAGCGAAGCAATTCAAAAAGCTGTACGTAAAGTATTAACAAGAAAATAA
- a CDS encoding outer membrane beta-barrel protein: MKKTLIAFFALATTAAFAQDSNAAFGIKGGFNYNSNGKFFKDAQEIPKGPKIGYHVGLYGKIGDDIYFRPELVYTKTKSDYDGDDFDMSKLDMPLLLGIKVIGPLSVFGGPSLQYILDTDFDGIQLNDVKDEFTIGLNAGVALQLGKLGVDLRYERGLSDNEANFVGISNQGRIDTRPEQLILSLSINL; encoded by the coding sequence ATGAAAAAAACACTTATCGCTTTTTTTGCACTTGCCACAACAGCAGCTTTTGCTCAAGATTCCAATGCAGCCTTTGGTATTAAAGGTGGGTTCAACTACAATTCAAACGGTAAATTCTTTAAAGACGCTCAAGAAATCCCTAAAGGTCCAAAAATTGGATATCATGTTGGACTTTATGGAAAAATTGGTGATGACATCTATTTCCGCCCGGAATTAGTATACACCAAAACCAAGAGTGATTATGATGGTGATGACTTTGACATGTCAAAATTAGACATGCCTCTTTTGTTAGGTATAAAAGTAATTGGCCCATTAAGTGTGTTTGGAGGTCCATCCCTACAATACATTCTAGATACTGATTTCGATGGCATTCAATTAAACGATGTCAAAGATGAATTCACCATTGGACTTAATGCAGGGGTTGCACTTCAACTAGGAAAATTAGGTGTAGATCTGCGTTACGAACGTGGTCTTTCAGACAACGAAGCTAACTTTGTTGGTATAAGCAATCAAGGTAGGATTGATACCCGTCCTGAACAGTTAATACTCAGTCTTTCTATAAATCTATAA
- a CDS encoding FKBP-type peptidyl-prolyl cis-trans isomerase gives MIRNRIAVVLGGLSLLVISCKKDDDVVIEPPRDMLEVSIENDEAIVSFLETHFYNYDEFANPVEGFDYQIVVDTISGDNAGKTPLIDQVQSKTIKVKNADGDEIDHKLYYLIAREGVGANPTVADSVYVNHKGSVLSTGVVFENQMNNYRPIWMDILGDWKIGSVMWTPNYEYAAGVALGYRELVVELKASSGDVVDNGDGTFEFADNYGIGAFFIPSGAFYFQGSGAVPAYAPVLFQVNLLLTKNIDHDKDGVPSICEIEYDATKGQVSFPNCNDTAYPSYADKTCTENLCD, from the coding sequence ATGATACGCAATCGAATAGCAGTAGTATTAGGAGGTTTATCTTTATTGGTAATATCTTGTAAAAAAGATGATGATGTGGTAATAGAACCACCGCGAGATATGCTTGAAGTTTCAATTGAAAATGATGAGGCTATAGTCTCTTTTTTAGAAACACATTTTTATAATTATGATGAATTTGCAAACCCAGTTGAAGGGTTTGATTATCAGATAGTAGTGGATACTATTTCTGGCGACAATGCCGGAAAAACTCCCCTAATTGATCAAGTGCAGAGTAAAACTATAAAAGTTAAAAATGCAGATGGTGATGAAATTGATCATAAGTTGTATTATTTGATTGCACGTGAAGGTGTAGGAGCGAATCCTACAGTGGCAGACTCTGTGTATGTAAATCATAAAGGATCGGTGCTTAGTACTGGAGTTGTATTCGAAAATCAAATGAATAATTACCGACCTATTTGGATGGATATCCTTGGAGATTGGAAAATAGGATCCGTTATGTGGACTCCAAATTATGAATATGCGGCTGGTGTTGCTTTGGGGTATAGGGAATTGGTGGTAGAGCTTAAAGCTTCTTCTGGTGATGTGGTTGATAATGGAGATGGTACTTTTGAATTTGCAGATAACTATGGTATTGGCGCCTTCTTTATCCCTTCAGGTGCTTTTTATTTTCAAGGTTCTGGAGCCGTTCCAGCATATGCGCCAGTTTTGTTTCAGGTAAATTTGTTGTTAACCAAGAATATTGATCACGATAAAGATGGAGTTCCTTCTATTTGTGAAATTGAATATGATGCAACAAAAGGGCAGGTAAGTTTCCCAAATTGTAATGATACTGCTTATCCAAGTTATGCGGATAAAACTTGTACTGAAAACTTATGTGATTAA
- a CDS encoding RNA-binding S4 domain-containing protein, whose translation MRIDKYLWAIRYYKTRNIATEACKKGHVKVNGSIVKPSREVYPTDTLVVRKNQIDFQLTVLDIPASRVGAKLVDIYRKDTTPPEAFAHAEMVRLSQDYYRQKGEGRPTKKDRRAIDDYLDDDFFNSDHDE comes from the coding sequence ATGAGAATTGATAAATATTTATGGGCTATTAGATATTACAAGACCAGAAACATCGCCACTGAAGCATGCAAAAAAGGACATGTAAAGGTTAATGGTAGTATCGTTAAACCCTCAAGAGAAGTGTATCCTACAGACACCTTAGTTGTACGCAAAAATCAAATTGATTTTCAACTAACTGTATTAGACATTCCCGCAAGTCGAGTTGGAGCCAAGCTTGTAGATATTTACCGAAAAGACACCACTCCACCAGAAGCATTTGCACATGCAGAGATGGTAAGATTATCTCAAGATTATTACAGACAAAAAGGAGAAGGAAGGCCTACTAAAAAAGATCGTAGAGCTATAGACGACTATTTAGATGATGACTTTTTTAATTCAGACCATGATGAATAA
- a CDS encoding SAM-dependent methyltransferase: MNKEYWEQRYTNQETGWDIGSSSTPLKEYIEQLENKNLKILIPGAGNGHEVSLLHELGFNQVYILDIAKQPLDRFKINNPTFPIDHILHQDFFELQITFDLIIEQTFFCALPPLLRPDYAKKMYESLNDSGKLVGVLFDFPLTEKGPPFGGSKTEYHTYFTPYFQVNTMEKCYNSIKPRQGNELFVIFEKQIKTLL, from the coding sequence ATGAATAAGGAATATTGGGAACAACGTTACACAAATCAAGAAACCGGTTGGGACATCGGATCATCTTCTACTCCTTTGAAGGAATACATAGAGCAATTAGAAAATAAAAATTTAAAAATACTTATACCTGGTGCCGGAAATGGCCATGAAGTCAGCCTTCTTCACGAACTAGGTTTCAATCAGGTGTACATTTTAGACATAGCAAAACAACCACTTGATAGGTTTAAAATAAACAACCCAACCTTTCCTATTGATCACATTTTACATCAAGACTTTTTTGAACTACAAATCACATTCGATCTTATTATTGAACAAACTTTTTTCTGTGCACTACCTCCTTTACTACGCCCAGACTACGCTAAAAAAATGTATGAATCACTTAATGATTCTGGTAAATTAGTAGGAGTACTATTCGATTTTCCACTTACAGAAAAAGGCCCTCCATTTGGCGGATCAAAAACAGAATACCATACGTACTTCACACCTTATTTCCAAGTAAACACTATGGAGAAATGCTATAATTCAATAAAACCAAGACAAGGAAACGAACTCTTTGTTATCTTTGAAAAACAAATTAAGACATTATTGTAA
- a CDS encoding phosphoribosyltransferase family protein: MSTKTRILSHEEIQHKVRRIAYQIYESNMNENQLILAGISKSGYIFAEKLKETLNQICNLEIQLCEVHINKRNPLDTITTSLPEEIYTNQAVILVDDVLNSGATLIYAIKHFLNVPLKRFKTAVLVNRNHKKFPVKADFKGISLSTSLHEHVTVIFEDGNNAVYLD, from the coding sequence ATGAGTACCAAAACACGCATTCTATCCCACGAAGAAATCCAACATAAAGTTCGCCGTATTGCCTATCAAATTTACGAAAGCAATATGAATGAAAACCAGTTAATCCTCGCTGGAATTTCAAAAAGCGGCTACATTTTTGCTGAAAAATTAAAGGAAACTTTGAATCAAATTTGCAATCTAGAAATCCAATTATGTGAAGTACATATTAATAAAAGGAACCCTCTAGACACCATTACTACATCATTACCTGAAGAGATATATACTAATCAAGCTGTAATTCTGGTAGACGATGTTCTTAATTCTGGAGCAACCCTCATTTATGCAATTAAGCATTTCCTTAACGTACCATTGAAACGTTTTAAAACGGCCGTTTTAGTTAATCGAAATCACAAGAAATTTCCAGTAAAAGCAGATTTTAAGGGTATTTCGCTTTCAACCTCTCTTCACGAACATGTAACTGTCATCTTTGAAGATGGAAACAATGCTGTTTATCTAGATTAA
- a CDS encoding shikimate kinase: MGSGKSTVGIKLAKKLSLPLIDLDHFIEEKEQMSIGELFQNKGEIYFRKQEMSYLEFLLSSSEAMILSLGGGTPCFGDNMKKINKATPNVFYLQLSITGLVERLKPEKGHRPLISHLSDEELPEFIGKHLFERNSFYRQSNQIIPCDGKTIDEIVEEINALIDN, encoded by the coding sequence ATGGGGAGTGGAAAGTCCACAGTTGGTATAAAATTAGCAAAAAAGCTATCACTTCCCTTAATTGATTTGGATCATTTTATAGAGGAAAAGGAGCAAATGTCCATTGGTGAATTGTTTCAAAATAAGGGTGAGATCTATTTTAGGAAGCAAGAAATGAGTTATTTGGAATTTTTGCTGTCTAGTTCTGAAGCCATGATTTTATCCTTAGGAGGTGGTACTCCGTGTTTTGGTGATAACATGAAGAAGATCAATAAGGCTACACCCAATGTTTTTTATTTGCAATTGAGTATTACCGGACTTGTAGAACGGTTAAAGCCAGAAAAAGGGCACCGTCCTTTAATATCGCATCTTTCAGATGAAGAATTGCCTGAATTTATTGGTAAACACCTCTTTGAACGAAATTCATTTTACAGACAATCAAATCAAATAATACCTTGTGATGGAAAAACAATTGATGAGATTGTTGAGGAAATCAATGCTTTGATAGATAATTGA